The following are encoded together in the Brassica napus cultivar Da-Ae chromosome A9, Da-Ae, whole genome shotgun sequence genome:
- the LOC106375237 gene encoding E3 ubiquitin-protein ligase SPL1 yields the protein MDNIIFFTGLKQRRLVGSFSHQTSLSSFDRFLRNPKAIVSFCLFSARRRLKMISWSGFKCFIWAYLLYLLSRRTGGGGDVEFFDSVTKVDHLKGLAELLEEGREVRPLIVAVTGSVASATPFKCQRSEMLAVILEETEEIQFLKRNWKFSWVQDTASISLPITKQVPWFLEDGTGRVNVSGAETALGFAFTVGSEVFEKPEPSSLLPGALAYLQGLKMLGVRRFEYVLPIGTWLTVVGEAVKDGSGNVRIQKPDQGPFYISPKPLDQLIPTLGTWSRIFKYASMGASFCFTVRGVIITSKPLIIYILHVIEDILFMFGYILWRMRQGLPILKKHVTLLKRGLGAVSKYILVRSRDFIERRRHRLLRNRVFCAAANRTRQATEEDVPDLCVICLDRKCDAVFLECGHMCCCLTCSLELQGKRCPLCRKPVVVLKIYRI from the exons atggataatataatattttttactggACTGAAACAAAGGAGACTTGTTGGATCGTTTTCTCATCAGACTTCACTCTCAAGCTTTGATCGGTTTCTGCGGAACCCAAAAGCAATcgtctctttttgtttgttttcagcGCGGAGAAGACTCAAGATGATAAGTTGGAGTGGATTCAAATGTTTCATATGGGCCTACCTTCTTTACCTTCTCAGCCGGAGAACAGGCGGCGGCGG CGATGTTGAATTTTTCGATTCGGTCACTAAAGTTGACCACCTCAAAGGTCTAG CGGAATTGCTAGAAGAAGGGAGAGAGGTCAGGCCTTTGATCGTCGCTGTAACAGGATCAGTTGCCTCTGCCACACCTTTCAAATGTCAGCGTAGTGAAATGCTTGCTGTTATTCTCGAGGAAACG GAAGAGATACAGTTTCTGAAACGTAACTGGAAGTTTTCGTGGGTTCAAGACACTGCATCCATCAGCCTCCCCATCACTAAGCAAGTCCCTTGGTTCCTG GAAGATGGGACAGGCCGCGTTAATGTATCTGGAGCTGAAACTGCATTAGGCTTTGCTTTCACTGTGGGAAGTGAAGTATTTGAAAAGCCTGAGCCTTCTTCGCTTCTTCCAGGAGCATTAGCTTATCTCCAAGGCCTCAag ATGCTTGGAGTAAGACGCTTTGAGTATGTTCTCCCAATTGGTACATGGCTTACGGTTGTTGGCGAG GCCGTAAAAGATGGTAGCGGGAATGTCAGGATTCAAAAACCCGATCAAGGGCCTTTCTACATCTCACCTAAACCCCTCGATCAACTCATTCCTACCTTAGGAACGTGGTCAAG GATATTCAAGTATGCCTCCATGGGAGCCTCCTTCTGTTTCACTGTTCGTGGTGTGATTATAACTTCAAAGcctttgattatatatattctacATGTGATTGAAGATATTCTATTTATGTTTGGATATATTCTATGGAGAATGCGGCAGGGACTGCCTATTCTGAAAAAACATGTGACGTTACTGAAAAG AGGTCTTGGTGCAGTTAGTAAATACATTCTTGTGAGAAGTAGAGATTTTATAGAGAGAAGGCGGCATCGACTGTTAAGGAACAG AGTTTTTTGTGCAGCTGCAAATAGAACGAGACAAGCGACTGAAGAAG ATGTACCTGATCTCTGTGTGATCTGCCTTGACCGAAAGTGTGACGCCGTTTTCCTTGA GTGTGGTCATATGTGCTGCTGCTTAACATGCTCCTTGGAGTTACAAGGGAAGCGTTGTCCTCTTTGCCGTAAACCAGTAGTGGTTTTGAAGATTTACCGCATTtga
- the LOC106372768 gene encoding uncharacterized protein LOC106372768, producing the protein MVVMTQCSPILTEERRPLEGGAPTHSHRRRWSTPADPGGESLRECFTTDDEYKEQPSHVSEVSFDDFVSCSSSSGNGYSFYLGGEMSPWGSPLLTKSRPIAPPRMVMETRGEGRRGRSVRRKKDLPPFLTTLDCNGRPRFYHRRVRSEGRLEIARVAVNLPEIVSVRGVEGLRIGTVRVSQQHDEEGEGNDVQ; encoded by the coding sequence ATGGTAGTTATGACGCAATGCTCTCCGATTCTTACCGAAGAACGGCGGCCACTAGAGGGCGGTGCACCTACGCATTCGCATAGACGGCGCTGGAGCACTCCGGCTGATCCTGGCGGCGAGTCTCTACGTGAATGCTTCACCACGGATGACGAGTACAAAGAACAGCCAAGTCATGTGTCTGAAGTGAGTTTTGACGATTTTGTCTCGTGCTCGTCGTCTTCGGGAAATGGTTACAGTTTCTATCTCGGGGGAGAGATGTCTCCGTGGGGATCTCCGCTACTTACCAAGTCGAGACCGATCGCGCCGCCGCGTATGGTGATGGAGACGCGTGGAGAAGGGAGGAGAGGAAGAAGCGTGAGGAGGAAGAAAGATCTCCCGCCGTTTCTAACGACGCTGGATTGTAACGGACGGCCGAGATTCTATCACAGGAGGGTGAGAAGCGAAGGACGGCTAGAGATTGCCAGAGTGGCAGTGAATCTACCGGAGATAGTGAGTGTTCGTGGAGTAGAAGGACTCAGAATCGGAACAGTTAGAGTCAGTCAACAACACGacgaagaaggagaaggaaatGACGTTCAATAG
- the LOC106375238 gene encoding methyl-CpG-binding domain-containing protein 4-like — protein sequence MAEEENGSVAKPRAKKDIAPGRLIDTYAAQCENCHQWRVIDSQEEYEDIRSRMIDDPFTCDKKQISCEDPADLDYDSSRTWVIDKPGLPKTPKGFKRSLVLRKDYSKMDTYYFTPTGKKLRSRNEVASYVEANPEFKGAPLEDFSFTVPKVMEDTAPPDPKVVASPVSPVVAAATPSDDDVSDKSTKSKEFKGKFKLEEETLSGSSPHVSPAP from the exons ATGGCGGAGGAAGAGAACGGGAGCGTAGCCAAACCAAGAGCCAAG AAAGACATTGCTCCAGGGAGGTTGATCGACACCTATGCAGCACAATGCGAAAACTGTCACCAGTGGAGAGTCATCGATAGCCAGGAGGAGTACGAGGACATCAGAAGTCGAATGATCGACGACCCATTCACCTGCGACAAGAAACAAATCTCTTGTGAAGACCCTGCGGATCTCGACTACGACTCCTCTCGAACCTGGGTCATCGACAAGCCTGGTCTCCCCAAAACCCCCAAGGGTTTCAAGAGGAGCCTTGTCCTCCGCAAAGACTACTCTAAGATGGATACTTACTACTTCACTCCTACTGGTAAAAAGCTTAGGAGCCGCAACGAAGTCGCTTCCTACGTTGAAGCCAATCCTGAATTCAAGGGTGCGCCTCTTGAAGACTTTTCTTTCACTGTCCCCAAGGTGATGGAGGACACTGCTCCTCCTGATCCTAAGGTTGTTGCCTCTCCCGTTTCTcctgttgttgctgctgctacaccttctgatgatgatgtttCGGACAAGAGCACCAAATCCAAGGAATTCAAAGGGAAATttaagcttgaagaagagacaCTCTCTGGTTCTTCTCCACACGTTTCTCCTGCTCCCTAA